A genomic region of Aspergillus oryzae RIB40 DNA, chromosome 1 contains the following coding sequences:
- a CDS encoding putative MFS transporter (permease of the major facilitator superfamily): MADISKSGSDAAHLEERPVVTTANPALADPATRARIEKSLKRKLDARCGFFVIIYIMNYLDRNNMAAARLKGLQDDLGLDYSQYATCLSILYVGYILMQIPSNIFINRIPRPSLYIGAVMLLWGLISTLSGVATNFAGMVCIRFFLGFVEAAFLPGALMILSKWYTRRELTTRNAILFCGNLISNAFSALVGAGVLSNMQGVLGHAAWRWLFWIEGAATMFIALCAAVILPDLPHNTRGFTKDELDLAQLRMAEDVGEADVDSEDQGPWDGLFMAVKDIKIYVMMITFTAYVVGLSFNAFFPTLTGTLGFGYVPTLLMSAPPWVFSCLFSLAVAWSSDRYQEKFWHIVGPIIVGLVGFIISMCTLNVAARYVALFLQAASYAGFIVFYSWISTSFPRPPAKRAVAIAMINAFSQLGNVAGSYVWDLSENGYRKSYGIVTAMFGITIVGCYGFRMMLKNLNKELEEAETNATTEPESDETLARSKGFRYIT; encoded by the exons ATGGCGGACATCTCTAAGTCCGGCTCTGATGCCGCCCACCTTGAAGAAAGGCCCGTAGTCACCACAGCGAACCCGGCGCTGGCCGACCCGGCAACGCGTGCGCGGATAGAGAAGAGCCTGAAGCGCAAACTCGATGCTCGCTGCGGCTTCTTCGTTATCATCTACATCATGAACTACCTGGATCGGAACAACATGGCCGCTGCTCGTCTTAAGGGGCTTCAGGATGACCTGGGACTGGATTACAGCCAATACGCGACCTGCTTGAGTATTCTTTATGTCGGTTATATTTTGATGCAGATCCCttccaacatcttcatcaacagAATCCCGCGGCCCTCTCTCTACATCGGAGCCGTTATGCTTCTGTGGGGTCTTATCTCGACCTTGTCGGGCGTCGCCACCAACTTTGCGGGAATGGTCTGCATCCGTTTCTTCCTGGGTTTTGTTGAGGCTGCTTTCCTACCGGGAGCTCTCATGATCCTGTCGAAATGGTACACTCGTCGTGAGCTCACAACGAGAAATGCTATCCTTTTCTGTGGAAATCTTATTTCCAATGCATTCTCGGCACTCGTTGGAGCTGGTGTCCTTTCCAACATGCAGGGCGTTCTTGGTCACGCTGCCTGGCGTTGGCTCTTCTGGA TCGAGGGTGCCGCCACAATGTTTATTGCCCTCTGTGCAGCAGTCATTCTTCCTGATTTGCCGCACAATACACGCGGTTTCACCAAGGACGAGCTTGACCTGGCTCAGCTACGAATGGCCGAGGATGTCGGCGAGGCTGATGTTGACTCTGAGGACCAAGGGCCGTGGGATGGCTTGTTCATGGCcgtcaaggatatcaagatctATGTCATGATGATCACCTTTACTGCCTACGTGGTCGGCCTCTCGTTCAACGCCTTCTTC CCTACCCTTACTGGAACCCTCGGATTCGGCTATGTGCCCACTCTGCTTATGAGCGCTCCCCCATGGGTGTTCTCCTGTTTGTTCTCTCTGGCGGTTGCCTGGAGCTCCGATCGGTACCAGGAGAAG TTCTGGCACATTGTCGGCCCTATTATCGTCGGCCTGGTCGGATTCATCATCAGCATGTGCACCCTGAACGTCGCAGCTCGCTACgtcgctctcttcctccaagccGCTTCCTACGCTGG attcatcgtcttctacTCCTGGATCAGTACATCCTTCCCCCGACCCCCCGCCAAGCGTGCCGTCGCAATCGCCATGATCAACGCATTCAGTCAACTCGGCAACGTCGCCGGTTCCTACGTCTGGGATCTCTCTGAAAACGGATACCGGAAGAGCTACGGCATCGTGACAGCCATGTTCGGCATCACCATTGTCGGCTGCTACGGATTCCGCATGATGCTCAAGAACTTGAACAAGGAGCTCGAAGAAGCCGAGACTAATGCCACCACTGAGCCCGAATCGGATGAGACCCTGGCTAGGAGCAAGGGTTTCCGGTACATTACTTAG
- a CDS encoding uncharacterized protein (predicted protein) produces the protein MFRTHVEEQHKAPWGHAWRSSNTFITCTMSLAMFTDELLFAFMIPLLPTVLEHRIGLPPSLTQRYTSIFLAEGAFVSVVSSPFIGAIADAVSSKKTLLLILLVLALVSTACLSLASQLVWLFIGRFFQCITSNALWIVGMSTMAENLGSEHMGKISGLTTTLTATGTTTGPVLAGLLFELGGYWCAWTGAAAFLLLDIIMRLIMIEKRVKPHQGNEDENEDGEQDPLLQNQPPRLEEDGEGSGSEVRGWRFHVRLFRVPRFSAGVFCAFVYAVLVGCFESTLAVHVRAVFGWGALHVGVLLALIQGPGMLLAAPVGWMKDRIGSRAPTAVALFGLLPFVVLLGVPGSGLFPGMGVQGWEKSLYVGCMASIGCLLSLLNGVGSMQATETIDLLEAHQPGIFGPKGGYSRAIAVTSMTWMTGLLAGPLLAEFVVGNFGYFELQCCLGVLSFTAGLIALVFLGSPVSKSTEQQDVLYQ, from the exons ATGTTTCGAACTCATGTCGAAGAGCAACATAAAGCGCCATGGGGCCATGCCTGGCGATCATCCAACACCTTCATCACCTGTACAATGAGTCTAGCAATGTTCACCG ATGAGCTTCTCTTCGCCTTCATGATACCATTGCTCCCGACGGTGCTCGAGCATCGAATCGGCCTCCCGCCATCACTGACACAAAGATACACGTCTATTTTCCTCGCCGAGGGAGCATTCGTATCCGTCGTGTCAAGTCCATTTATCGGCGCAATCGCCGACGCAGTCTCTAGTAAAAAGACCCTCTTACTGATCCTCCTTGTACTGGCCTTGGTCAGTACGGCTTGTTTATCACTCGCGTCCcaat TGGTATGGCTATTTATCGGTCGCTTCTTCCAATGCATCACCAGCAATGCATTATGGATTGTAGGCATGTCAACCATGGCCGAGAACCTCGGAAGCGAGCACATGGGCAAGATCTCCGGGTTAACGACTACCCTCACAGCCACAGGAACCACCACGGGACCTGTGCTTGCAGGACTATTATTCGAACTGGGTGGTTACTGGTGTGCGTGGACCGGCGCGGCTGCTTTTCTCCTGCTGGATATCATTATGCGTCTCATCATGATCGAGAAGCGGGTCAAACCCCACCAAGGAAATGAGGACGAGAACGAGGACGGGGAGCAAGACCCTCTATTGCAGAATCAACCACCCCGATTAGAAGAAGACGGCGAAGGGTCTGGTTCAGAGGTGCGCGGATGGCGCTTCCACGTCCGTCTATTCCGCGTACCACGTTTCTCGGCCGGGGTTTTCTGCGCCTTCGTTTATGCTGTACTGGTTGGTTGCTTTGAAAGTACGCTGGCTGTGCACGTGCGAGCCGTGTTTGGATGGGGGGCTTTACATGTTGGTGTTTTGCTGGCGTTGATCCAGGGGCCTGGGATGCTGCTGGCTGCTCCGGTGGGTTGGATGAAAGATAGGATCGGGTCGCGTGCTCCGACGGCAGTGGCACTTTTCGGGTTGTTGCCTTTTGTCGTACTGTTGGGGGTGCCTGGTAGTGGGTTGTTTCCGGGGATGGGGGTGCAAGGTTGGGAAAAGAGTCTCTATGTGGGTTGTATGGCGTCGATTGGATGTCTTCTGTCCTTGCTGAATGGGGTGGGCTCGATGCAGGCGACTG AAACGATCGACTTGCTCGAAGCACACCAGCCTGGTATCTTTGGTCCTAAGGGAGGGTATTCTCGCGCGATAGCTGTGACTAGTATGACCTGGATGACTGGACTGTTGGCCGGTCCTCTTCTGGCGGAGTTCGTGGTGGGCAATTTCGGTTACTTCGAGTTGCAATGTTGCCTTG GGGTCTTGTCTTTTACAGCAGGGCTTATCGCTCTGGTTTTCCTGGGCTCTCCTGTGTCGAAGTCTACGGAACAgcaagatgtgttgtatcAATGA
- a CDS encoding putative NRPS-like enzyme (non-ribosomal peptide synthetase modules and related proteins) yields MAPSLVDSSRLSIEGIGRQIIPSPTKSIDWFKDAIQLDLCQSWSNWRETLASRSIKESTLLKAAWILTLRCFQPEEVISISYDEGNVPQPNPPIAYTVRVEPDWDVRSLLQTLEMNKGHEVTSFGAKPSPSRHVCTAALRYITKFHKLLTPLTSLNGNVELVVIGRDNRLSASIKRAENVSNSLDESMLWTFQHVLRQITVSPASLKLEAIDYCSESHRKIIKSLTHTKSASNPNCLHELILENCQRHPKRLAVRSFDGDLTYEELDNLSFRLAHHLTRLGVRPETFVLSSFQKSTWAIVARLAILRAGGAYISIHSSNPPAYLDSVIQRTNAKIMLSDPFFADQFHNTIDTVIVVTLEWLQTLPCQIHFALLPVVQPSNACTVLFTSGSTGRPKAIVQEHRSYASAIRDYAENLGLNEGTRFLSFDDYAFDISNLEFLVPLILGGCCCVPGPMKTVQDLADNIQMLDANIAFLTPTVAIKANPEAMRNLKILCIGGEPLSRDLLNNWAGSSTMLINQFGMGEAAVCCAYNDNVHDPGSSPATIGRPSSGAIWIVDPNCPAKLMPLGAVGEIVIEGPHLSRGYLDQNHQASDRTKPAGFMEDLPPWLNELHPNRQITRLYRSGDLARWTHDGRIEYIGRKDTIVKLDGCRIDVVEVEHLARKSLTPKDAIVVDLLGVIDGKEDPCLAAFLYLSGHPENSETAEISLKDASQDPAALQKVAQIKEVLAISLPPYMIPTLFLLATRVPRTPSKKTDRRMIRLLSRNFYEKDREARSRLSPHHPDSQLLPP; encoded by the exons ATGGCCCCAAGCCTGGTGGACTCGAGTAGGCTTTCTATCGAGGGGATAGGCCGCCAAATTATTCCATCTCCCACGAAGTCCATTGACTGGTTTAAAGATGCCATTCAACTGGACCTGTGCCAGTCCTGGTCCAATTGGCGAGAGACTTTGGCGTCTAGGTCCATCAAGGAATCGACTCTTTTGAAAGCAGCTTGGATTCTTACCCTTCGTTGCTTCCAGCCAGAGGAAGTGATAAGCATAAGCTACGATGAAGGAAACGTTCCACAACCTAATCCCCCAATTGCTTACACCGTGCGGGTGGAGCCTGACTGGGATGTACGGTCACTTCTTCAAACTTTAGAGATGAACAAAGGTCACGAAGTGACCAGTTTTGGAGCGAAGCCCTCTCCCTCCCGCCATGTCTGCACCGCAGCACTCAGATATATAACCAAGTTCCATAAACTCTTGACACCACTGACCTCTCTTAATGGAAATGTAGAG cttgtTGTCATTGGGCGTGATAACCGGTTGAGCGCGAGCATCAAGAGGGCAGAAAATGTCTCCAATTCTTTGGATGAGAGCATGCTGTGGACTTTTCAACACGTGCTCCGGCAAATTACGGTCTCCCCCGCGAGTTTAAAGCTCGAAGCGATTGACTACTGCTCAGAGTCCCACAGAAAAATAATTAAGAGCCTTACCCACACCAAATCAGCCTCTAACCCCAACTGTCTGCATGAGTTAATCTTGGAAAATTGTCAGCGGCATCCAAAGAGGCTGGCAGTTCGTTCATTTGATGGCGACTTAACCTATGAAGAATTGGATAATCTTTCCTTCCGGCTAGCACATCATCTCACCCGGTTGGGCGTACGGCCCGAAACCTTTGTCTTGAGTAGCTTCCAGAAATCAACGTGGGCAATCGTAGCTCGACTGGCCATCCTGCGTGCAGGAGGAGCGTATATCTCGATCCACTCAAGCAATCCACCAGCCTATCTCGACTCCGTAATACAGCGCACCAACGCCAAGATCATGTTGAGTGATCCATTCTTCGCAGATCAATTCCATAATACAATCGACACCGTCATCGTGGTCACCCTTGAATGGCTACAAACGCTTCCTTGTCAAATTCACTTTGCCCTATTGCCAGTGGTTCAGCCATCCAACGCCTGTACGGTTTTGTTCACCTCTGGAAGCACCGGTAGGCCCAAGGCCATTGTACAAGAGCACAGGTCCTACGCATCTGCTATTAGAGACTATGCCGAGAACCTTGGCCTGAATGAAGGCACCAGGTTCTTGAGTTTCGATGATTACGCATTCGACATCAGCAATTTGGAATTTTTGGTTCCTCTGATTCTAGGGGGTTGCTGCTGCGTGCCTGGGCCGATGAAGACTGTTCAGGATCTCGCCGACAACATTCAAATGCTCGACGCCAATATTGCCTTCCTCACACCTACGGTGGCCATTAAAGCAAATCCAGAAGCAATGAGAAATCTCAAGATCTTATGTATCGGCGGGGAGCCCCTTTCGAGAGACCTGCTGAACAACTGGGCTGGAAGCTCGACAATGTTGATCAACCAATTTGGCATGGGCGAAGCAGCAGTCTGCTGTGCCTACAACGACAATGTACATGATCCTGGTAGCTCACCCGCTACGATCGGACGGCCATCCAGTGGTGCAATTTGGATTGTTGACCCAAACTGCCCGGCGAAGCTCATGCCACTTGGCGCGGTCGGTGAGATTGTAATTGAAGGGCCTCATCTTTCAAGGGGTTATCTTGACCAGAATCATCAAGCATCCGATCGTACGAAGCCAGCTGGCTTTATGGAAGATCTCCCGCCCTGGCTAAATGAGCTTCACCCCAACCGCCAAATCACCCGCTTATATCGATCAGGAGACCTGGCACGATGGACTCACGATGGACGGATTGAGTATATTGGCCGCAAAGACACTATCGTAAAGCTTGACGGTTGTCGGATCGACGTGGTTGAGGTCGAGCACCTTGCAAGGAAATCTCTTACTCCCAAAGATGCCATTGTGGTAGACCTTCTCGGCGTCATtgatggcaaagaagatccTTGCCTGGCTGCGTTCTTGTACCTCAGCGGACACCCAGAGAATTCCGAAACGGCAGAAATCTCTTTGAAAGATGCAAGTCAAGATCCAGCTGCCCTTCAAAAGGTCGCCCAAATCAAGGAAGTTCTTGCCATTTCCCTCCCACCTTACATGATTCCGACGTTGTTTTTGCTAGCCACACGCGTCCCACGTACGCCTTCGAAGAAGACCGATCGCAGAATGATCCGACTGCTTTCACGAAATTTTTATGAAAAAGACCGTGAGGCGCGGAGCAGGTTGTCGCCCCATCACCCTGATTCACAGCTTCTTCCCCCATGA
- a CDS encoding uncharacterized protein (predicted protein) — protein sequence MMTVTVKSTSNGHRSAEAPLDHDFHNAWGTIYSNSGFINDDRARQVWEDYTVNPARVEQQYHVLLNEYTDRFQSFFKGYWPITFHAHVSDVLIPTTIASLILNTASTCPLVVEDPALSPLLKDDPEPEKVHRFVRGLLGWTDIHIKSPKLAIVDGIYGCAYGPLVSLFNVPQ from the coding sequence ATGATGACTGTTACCGTGAAATCGACCTCGAATGGGCATCGCTCGGCGGAAGCCCCTCTAGATCACGATTTCCACAACGCTTGGGGCACTATATATTCAAACAGCGGATTCATAAACGACGATCGTGCTCGCCAAGTATGGGAAGATTACACCGTGAACCCTGCCAGAGTTGAACAACAGTACCACGTTCTTCTGAACGAGTATACCGACCGTTTTCAGTCCTTTTTCAAGGGATACTGGCCCATTACATTCCATGCGCATGTCAGTGATGTGCTCATACCAACGACTATAGCCAGTCTCATTCTCAATACCGCGTCGACCTGTCCATTAGTGGTGGAGGATCCAGCACTGTCGCCCTTGCTTAAGGATGACCCTGAGCCCGAAAAGGTTCATCGATTTGTTCGGGGCCTTCTAGGCTGGACCGATATCCATATCAAGTCGCCGAAATTAGCCATTGTCGATGGAATTTATGGCTGCGCCTATGGGCCATTGGTAAGTCTTTTCAATGTCCCCCAATAA
- a CDS encoding uncharacterized protein (predicted protein), producing MTAIRCGAPLVSQRPEYFEDGSLQPDMIAFGKGTGISGVAINFNGLMMRHLAFHKQELIRQSIRFWRSMVTRPIAIPVLIEALGILNLAKAEDWPARSEQIGRAFREFILRYAGDDGHGKEIVRGLGAFIAVDREISKKFNVMAAFRRRSAWARWIPKLNSAAAVDSQAIERYIVGVDAKPLRQTLAKEAQKQGTKPLWCWVCGIDAIVEDWCRTCFLGHCGTQDCAKGFHAHNCL from the coding sequence ATGACCGCGATCAGGTGCGGAGCGCCACTGGTCTCCCAAAGACCAGAATATTTTGAAGACGGGAGCCTTCAGCCCGACATGATCGCCTTTGGTAAAGGGACGGGCATCAGCGGCGTTGCAATCAACTTCAATGGGTTGATGATGCGACATCTCGCTTTCCATAAACAGGAACTGATTCGCCAGTCAATTAGATTCTGGCGTTCTATGGTCACGAGGCCTATTGCCATCCCAGTGTTAATCGAGGCCTTGGGGATTCTGAATTTGGCTAAGGCGGAGGATTGGCCAGCAAGAAGTGAACAGATTGGAAGAGCGTTTCGAGAGTTCATTCTTCGCTATGCTGGGGATGATGGTCATGGAAAAGAGATTGTTCGCGGTTTAGGTGCTTTCATCGCCGTCGACCGTgagatatccaagaaattCAACGTAATGGCAGCCTTTCGAAGGCGAAGTGCTTGGGCGCGGTGGATTCCAAAGCTGAATagcgctgctgctgttgattcTCAAGCTATTGAGCGGTATATAGTCGGTGTTGATGCTAAGCCCCTTCGGCAGACACTGGCGAAAGAGGCACAAAAGCAGGGGACAAAGCCGCTCTGGTGTTGGGTCTGTGGGATTGACGCAATTGTAGAGGATTGGTGCCGAACTTGCTTTTTGGGACACTGTGGCACCCAAGACTGTGCAAAAGGCTTCCACGCCCATAATTGTCTCTAG
- a CDS encoding ATP-grasp domain-containing protein (predicted protein), which translates to MLPSLLSKRGASVTIKRWTDEDIISSILDSDIVTFLWAEDYIQHPLEFGEFLITAKKAIETVGHGANRPRVLNHIDLVQWNMDKKYLLDMHHAGFNIPTTEIFDAEQFTCTSALHQRLQEFQSSGPIVLKPSVSASSNSTRLIPDISALSADDAAYLELCVKGRLGSSLVVQKFESAIATGEYSFVFVGEQLSHVALKTPKNGEFRCQPQFGGENNCIPIEQIGETTLSTVNSIFDTLKDRFGNGSTGVMGYVRIDGLVAEDRAFVLMEIEAIEPELYLEMGGLEDMLSLLLK; encoded by the coding sequence ATGTTACCGTCACTTCTTTCGAAAAGGGGTGCCTCGGTAACCATCAAACGGTGGACGGACGAGgacatcatctcctccatcctgGACAGTGACATAGTCACTTTTCTCTGGGCCGAAGACTATATCCAACATCCACTTGAGTTTGGAGAATTCCTGATTACGGCCAAAAAGGCAATCGAAACAGTTGGACACGGCGCAAACCGTCCCCGTGTACTGAATCATATCGACCTGGTCCAATGGAACATGGACAAGAAGTATCTCCTTGATATGCACCACGCAGGGTTCAACATACCCACGACTGAAATCTTCGATGCAGAGCAATTTACCTGCACGTCGGCACTACATCAACGCCTACAAGAATTTCAATCATCGGGGCCTATCGTACTCAAACCATCTGTCTCTGCGTCCTCCAACAGCACTCGACTCATCCCAGATATATCAGCACTAtcagctgatgatgctgcgtATCTAGAGCTTTGTGTGAAGGGCCGCCTGGGGAGTTCCTTGGTTGTACAGAAATTTGAGTCAGCCATTGCCACGGGCGAATATTCTTTCGTGTTCGTTGGGGAACAGCTGTCTCACGTTGCGCTGAAAACGCCCAAAAACGGCGAGTTTCGCTGCCAGCCCCAATTTGGTGGCGAGAATAATTGCATACCTATCGAGCAAATTGGGGAGACAACATTGTCGACGGTGAATTCTATTTTTGATACCCTCAAGGATCGGTTCGGGAACGGTTCAACAGGGGTGATGGGATATGTACGCATCGATGGCTTAGTGGCCGAAGATCGTGCATTCGTTCTGATGGAGATCGAAGCTATCGAGCCAGAACTTTACCTTGAAATGGGGGGTCTGGAAGATatgctttcccttttgttgAAATAG
- a CDS encoding elongation of very long chain fatty acids protein (predicted protein) — protein sequence MFDLNLETASGPAVVRIGLPPSSLLKFPPDELPTTLPAPQVSEPTWNQPFNIPPQLYNQLLDVRVPITIASVYAVTVCLLNRVNKSRGYKPWGFSQTKLFKAFVILHNVFLAVYSAWTFAGMFQAFRNSWPDRDDPNGLVGVVDALCKINGPRGYGNAATYNPLTNQWSIHNPEYKLADGGVPDPTDVGRMWNQGLAYLGWIFYLSKFYEVLDTAIILAKGKKSSTLQTYHHAGAMMCMWAGIRYVAPPIWIFTLVNSAIHAMMYTYYTLTALRIRVPAVIKRSLTSMQITQFLVGTTWAASYLFVHYTLPPQSKAAAAASAVRSTMATAAASGVAPWLKKLGFRAAGAEGIAENVGYAPEIPGNLSQPRVGPMVTCMDTSGQGFAIWLNVTYLLPLTYLFVRFFIRSYLSRKDPSPQQPTHMHAAEKAGLDALHRVSREIQKSVEMSGETSEATEDEAINKAQALRKKSQQPAADNSPIRTRASSKQKARLANQEPGQGFSPVKNGAKKLTKEEVEAPTDVSGVKDKNPYDVLERNA from the exons ATGTTCGATCTGAACCTCGAGACCGCGTCAGGCCCAGCGGTCGTGCGCATCGGCCTCCCGCCCTCCTCTTTATTAAAATTTCCCCCAGACGAACTCCCTACCACTCTCCCAGCTCCTCAGGTCTCTGAACCCACATGGAACCAACCTTTCAATATCCCTCCTCAGTTGTATAACCAACTGCTAGATGTGCGCGTCCCTATCACCATTGCCAGTGTCTACGCCGTCACCGTTTGTCTGCTCAATCGCGTGAACAAGAGCCGCGGATACAAACCCTGGGGATTCAGTCAGACAAAACtcttcaaggctttcgtCATTcttcacaatgtcttcctcgcCGTGTACTCCGCATGGACTTTCGCCGGCATGTTCCAGGCGTTCCGGAACTCGTGGCCAGACCGGGATGATCCCAATGGACTCGTGGGTGTCGTGGATGCGCTCTGCAAGATCAATGGTCCCCGGGGCTACGGAAATGCCGCCACGTACAACCCTTTGACCAACCAGTGGTCCATTCATAATCCCGAATACAAGTTAGCCGACGGCGGAGTGCCTGACCCTACCGATGTCGGTCGGATGTGGAATCAAGGATTGGCCTACCTGGGCTGGATCTTCTACTTGTCCAAGTTCTACGAAGTGTTGGATACTGCGATTATCTTGgccaagggcaagaagagctcGACCCTGCAAACTTACCACCACGCCGGCGCCATGATGTGCATGTGGGCCGGTATCCGTTACGTCGCCCCTCCCATCTGGATCTTCACCCTGGTCAATTCGGCAATCCATGCGATGATG TACACTTATTATACCCTGACTGCTCTCCGCATTCGTGTCCCCGCCGTGATTAAGCGCTCCCTGACCTCCATGCAAATCACCCAGTTCCTGGTCGGAACCACCTGGGCTGCCTCCTACCTCTTTGTCCACTACACCCTTCCTCCCCAGTCTAAggctgccgccgccgcatCTGCAGTCCGCTCTACCATGGCGACCGCAGCTGCTTCCGGTGTCGCCCCTTGGCTTAAGAAGCTCGGATTCCGGGCAGCTGGCGCAGAAGGCATTGCTGAGAATGTGGGCTATGCGCCGGAGATCCCTGGTAATCTGTCGCAGCCTCGTGTGGGTCCCATGGTTACTTGCATGGACACCAGCGGCCAAGGTTTTGCGATTTGGCTCAACGTAACTTATCTTCTGCCCCTGACTTACCTTTTCGtccgcttcttcatccgttcCTATCTGTCTCGCAAGGATCCCAGTCCTCAGCAGCCCACCCACATGCATGCCGCTGAGAAGGCCGGCCTCGATGCATTGCACCGCGTGAGCCGTGAGATTCAGAAGTCCGTCGAGATGAGTGGCGAAACGAGCGAAGCCACTGAGGATGAAGCTATCAACAAGGCCCAGGCACTCCGGAAGAAGTCCCAACAGCCCGCCGCCGATAATTCTCCGATCCGGACTCGCGCTTCTTCGAAGCAGAAGGCACGCCTGGCCAACCAAGAACCTGGACAGGGCTTCTCCCCGGTGAAGAATGGTGCTAAGAAGctcaccaaagaagaagttgaggccCCCACAGACGTTTCCGgtgtcaaggacaagaaccCATACGATGTTTTGGAAAGAAATGCTTAG
- a CDS encoding uncharacterized protein (predicted protein), whose translation MSGIKGVFKEGWHPKGKEGQKESWRGDFKGINQVAGWMGKGKDKDSEREEHVSRPLSSLKDPAAFGPPPKHIKYHGAAAVPNQTTPDRRGLGGPLSQEQIRQQDTRQQQEQAEAEAAVQKPALPPLPYRANRTGVDPSTLPPPPVRRTGSPADSAASGTKPSIPPRIPPRTNSTPQSHSPTPPPAYSPHSSTEQASDGYLNQGATSRLAQAGVSVPSLGIGNRGDSPRSASPATGGSIGQAPVSELQTRFSQMRTNSDSSSRPPPPPARGSLYGPSDQAPPPVPPQPNLSRSNSSVDTESISQKKAPPPPPPKKSGMRSTPVNAPSPTPPPVPLGTKPR comes from the exons ATGAGTGGGATTAAGGGAGTATTCAAGGAGGGCTGGCACCCCAAGGGCAAAGAAGGGCAAAAGGAGAGTTGGCGGGGTGACTTTAAAGGCATTAACCAAGTG GCCGGATGGATGgggaaaggcaaagacaAGGATAGCGAGCGTGAGGAACATGTTTCGAGGCCGCTCTCGTCGCTCAAAGACCCAGCGGCTTTTGGGCCACCACCGAAGCATATTAAATATCACGGCGCTGCTGCTGTCCCGAACCAGACAACACCAGACCGGAGGGGCCTAGGTGGCCCCTTATCGCAAGAGCAGATTCGCCAACAGGATACTCGCCAACAACAAGAGCAAGCggaagctgaagcagcaGTCCAGAAACCAGCACTCCCTCCGTTACCGTACCGTGCAAACCGGACAGGCGTAGACCCGAGTaccctcccccctccccccgTCAGACGCACGGGGTCGCCAGCAGATTCTGCAGCTTCCGGAACTAAGCCCAGCATCCCACCCCGGATTCCTCCACGGACCAATTCCACACCGCAGTCCCATTCACCTACTCCTCCTCCTGCATACTCTCCTCATTCTAGCACAGAACAGGCATCTGATGGCTACCTGAATCAAGGGGCTACATCCCGCCTTGCTCAGGCGGGAGTTTCCGTTCCCTCTCTGGGAATCGGAAACCGTGGCGATTCACCAAGGTCTGCGTCCCCAGCTACGGGTGGGTCAATCGGTCAAGCTCCGGTCAGTGAGCTGCAAACGCGCTTCTCCCAGATGAGGACCAATTCCGACAGTTCGTCTCGACCTCCTCCCCCGCCGGCCCGGGGAAGCCTATATGGAC CTTCGGACCAAGCGCCACCGCCCGTGCCTCCTCAGCCCAATCTGAGCCGTTCCAACTCTAGCGTTGACACTGAGTCCATCAGCCAAAAGAAggcgccaccaccacctcccccaAAGAAGTCAGGGATGCGATCTACACCGGTGAATGCACCGTCCCCTACACCTCCTCCGGTACCACTTGGTACGAAACCACGTTGA